The following proteins are encoded in a genomic region of Alistipes shahii WAL 8301:
- a CDS encoding PKD domain-containing protein: protein MKRFIYMLAAFALMGAVSCQPDEEVAVHASFTTDKESYDVGDPVVLTNTSTAENALIAICKWELGKGVVSYETTPENISYDQAGEYVIKLTVTSDRGAKKSSFEKTIRVVDNNIRPVADFTWSPEKVVAGEPVQFTDRSTDEDGEVVAWEWKFGTTTSDKQNPEFTFAAQGATEVSLTVTDNKKGRNTKTVTIDVGRGAISLDLLWSYPYDDTKDAYVFGTSPAVSPDGEYVYVTSTGYSLVCFTKAGERLWAFDIGKDGASAENNSGSIKVQSPTPSVDEDGTVYALAGFNEPNKGAGGSAFYAVSGGAGGGSQVWHVNTGVNTSFRFLSPAVTEKYLFIVARNVPSGHQNFQVYDKSSGDLVDERHVNGGSYGGVLPLKNGMVIAGTGGSHGMRVFFPDGAGKWKFSCVKSNGREHNYGGSGKDATCEAPNGTQPASGPGGKVYILFQNQGVRADKSLGGGVVYCYDPAKTVYGQTPEPDWYCPVKGDCAQSGMGVALGEDGTVYAATQKTGSVAAHVTAISAQGVKRWEHAADGDINGVPAVDDQGFVYYNDRTTGKLVKLRPEDGSRVAEIKLADELRSSPTISYDGTIYVNGMKDDKPTVFAVKGAAEGCAASWSQQGGNPSKTEYMY from the coding sequence ATGAAACGATTTATCTATATGCTGGCCGCTTTCGCCCTCATGGGGGCCGTCTCCTGCCAGCCGGACGAGGAAGTGGCGGTCCACGCCTCGTTCACCACCGACAAGGAGTCCTACGACGTGGGCGATCCGGTGGTGCTCACCAACACTTCGACGGCCGAAAACGCCCTGATCGCCATCTGCAAATGGGAGCTGGGCAAGGGCGTCGTCTCCTACGAAACCACCCCGGAGAACATCTCCTACGATCAGGCCGGAGAGTATGTCATCAAGCTGACCGTCACCTCCGACCGCGGGGCGAAGAAGTCGTCGTTCGAGAAGACCATTCGGGTCGTGGACAACAACATCCGGCCCGTGGCCGACTTCACGTGGTCGCCCGAGAAGGTCGTGGCGGGCGAACCGGTGCAGTTCACCGACCGTTCGACCGACGAGGACGGCGAGGTGGTGGCCTGGGAGTGGAAATTCGGAACCACGACCTCCGACAAGCAGAACCCCGAATTCACCTTCGCGGCGCAGGGGGCTACGGAGGTCTCGCTGACCGTGACCGACAACAAGAAAGGCAGGAACACCAAGACGGTGACCATCGACGTGGGCCGCGGCGCCATCAGCCTCGACCTGCTCTGGTCGTACCCCTACGACGACACGAAGGACGCCTATGTGTTCGGCACGTCGCCCGCGGTCAGCCCCGACGGCGAGTATGTCTATGTGACTTCGACGGGTTATTCGCTGGTCTGCTTCACGAAGGCCGGCGAGCGTCTCTGGGCCTTCGACATCGGCAAGGACGGTGCGTCGGCCGAGAACAACAGCGGTTCGATCAAGGTGCAGTCGCCGACGCCTTCGGTCGACGAGGACGGCACGGTCTACGCGCTGGCGGGCTTCAACGAGCCGAACAAGGGTGCGGGAGGCAGCGCGTTCTACGCCGTCAGCGGCGGCGCCGGGGGCGGCTCGCAGGTCTGGCATGTGAATACGGGCGTGAACACCAGCTTCCGGTTCCTATCGCCGGCCGTCACCGAGAAATACCTCTTCATTGTGGCGCGCAACGTGCCTTCGGGGCACCAGAATTTCCAGGTCTACGACAAATCGTCGGGCGACCTGGTGGACGAGCGGCACGTCAACGGCGGCTCCTACGGCGGCGTGCTGCCGCTCAAAAACGGCATGGTGATCGCCGGTACGGGCGGCAGTCACGGCATGCGCGTCTTCTTCCCCGACGGCGCGGGCAAGTGGAAATTCTCCTGCGTGAAGTCGAACGGCCGCGAGCACAACTACGGCGGCAGCGGCAAGGATGCTACGTGCGAGGCGCCGAACGGCACGCAGCCTGCGTCGGGTCCCGGCGGCAAGGTCTACATTCTGTTCCAGAACCAGGGCGTGCGTGCGGACAAGAGTCTGGGCGGGGGTGTCGTCTACTGTTATGATCCGGCAAAGACCGTCTACGGGCAGACGCCCGAACCGGACTGGTACTGTCCCGTCAAGGGCGACTGCGCCCAGTCGGGCATGGGCGTGGCGCTGGGCGAGGACGGCACGGTCTACGCCGCGACGCAGAAGACCGGCAGCGTGGCGGCCCACGTCACGGCCATCTCCGCGCAGGGCGTGAAACGCTGGGAGCACGCCGCCGACGGCGACATCAACGGCGTTCCGGCCGTCGACGATCAGGGCTTCGTCTATTACAACGACCGGACTACGGGCAAGCTGGTGAAACTCCGCCCGGAGGATGGCTCGCGCGTGGCGGAGATCAAGCTGGCCGACGAGCTGCGTTCGTCGCCGACGATCTCCTACGACGGCACGATCTACGTCAACGGCATGAAGGACGACAAGCCTACCGTCTTCGCGGTGAAGGGTGCGGCCGAGGGCTGCGCCGCGTCGTGGTCGCAGCAGGGAGGCAACCCATCCAAAACCGAGTATATGTACTGA
- a CDS encoding endonuclease/exonuclease/phosphatase family protein, which produces MRIFRYLLTFSLSFAFVFAAGCSDPKPDYSEFYKPQPGDEPEEPVNPGLEDNQLRVMSFNVRYSSGDDGANSWDNRKKAVPAMFADQQPTVLGVQEARLDQKTYMDENCAGYKSVGVGRTDGQNAGEFMAIYYLADAVKLEKWGTFWLSDTPDVPSVGWDASTYRTATWALFTHYKSGRKFFYVNTHIDHVGQVAAQKSMELIEAKIRSLNPDNQPTVLTADFNKMLDSPIFDGVKKFMADARTTAPVTDNKASFNNFGGATNYPRIDHIFSSGFTPLRFATVDQRYEKVPYISDHYPIAAVLEFK; this is translated from the coding sequence ATGAGAATATTCCGTTATTTACTGACGTTTTCGTTGAGTTTCGCCTTCGTTTTCGCCGCCGGGTGCAGCGATCCGAAGCCCGATTACTCGGAATTCTACAAACCCCAGCCCGGTGACGAACCGGAGGAGCCGGTCAATCCCGGACTTGAGGACAATCAGCTGAGAGTCATGTCGTTCAATGTGCGTTACAGCTCGGGCGACGACGGTGCGAACAGTTGGGACAACCGCAAGAAGGCCGTTCCGGCGATGTTCGCCGACCAGCAGCCGACGGTGCTCGGCGTGCAGGAGGCGCGGCTCGACCAGAAGACCTACATGGACGAGAACTGCGCGGGCTACAAGAGCGTCGGCGTGGGCCGCACCGACGGCCAGAATGCCGGTGAGTTCATGGCCATCTACTATCTCGCCGATGCCGTGAAGCTCGAAAAGTGGGGGACCTTCTGGCTCTCCGACACCCCCGACGTCCCGTCGGTCGGCTGGGACGCCTCGACCTACCGCACGGCCACGTGGGCCTTGTTCACCCACTACAAGTCGGGCCGCAAGTTCTTCTACGTCAACACCCACATCGACCATGTGGGGCAGGTGGCGGCCCAGAAGTCGATGGAGCTGATCGAGGCGAAGATCCGGTCGCTCAACCCCGACAACCAGCCGACGGTGCTGACCGCCGACTTCAACAAGATGCTCGACAGCCCGATTTTCGACGGCGTGAAGAAGTTCATGGCCGACGCGCGCACGACCGCTCCCGTGACCGACAACAAGGCGTCGTTCAACAACTTCGGCGGGGCGACCAACTACCCGCGCATCGACCACATCTTCAGCTCGGGCTTCACGCCCCTGCGCTTCGCCACCGTCGACCAGCGTTACGAGAAGGTCCCCTACATTTCGGACCACTATCCCATCGCGGCCGTGTTAGAGTTCAAGTAA
- a CDS encoding SusC/RagA family TonB-linked outer membrane protein, protein MKRIRLLFLMLLCVAGTALTARAQKVTLNFRNAKLEQVFGRITEQTGYTFYYARPTVNPDKVVSIAVADVDVRAALKQLLADDKVEIEIRDGKIYLSPPRQSAAVPQSVKGVVRDAAGQPVVGAAVIVKGTTRGVSSGTDGSFSFEGLADGAVLQVSALGYATAEIPVGNRSFVAVELKEDATLVDEVVVVGYGTQKKANLTGAVDQVSSELLENRPVANVTQMLQGAVPNLNISLADGKPNRSASYNIRGKTSIGAGGSALVLIDGVEGDPAMLNPNDIESVSVLKDAASAAIYGSRAPYGVVLITTKDPGKLTDKFTINYTGNVSIQQPTAIPDVVDDGYVYSRLFYDAWYNYRFNEPTGFNNSQDFSRAWLDTFRQRKLAGNKLETTVEPDGKYVYYGNTDYYDALYKDTVIAQTHNISVSGSNGKISHYLSGRLYDYNGLFNFTPDTYRTMNLRSKVSSQVFKWLKISNNFDYTHDRYRQPMGYSKEGGGVLWRSLNDQGHPSSPIFNPDGTLTKSGAYAIGGLVTGNNWLDRTTKTLKNTTTLNVTMLENRLRLTGDFSFRTKDYTETKKTTAIPYSAYEGEIVYLGTPETDDVMKESLQLTTYIATNAYAEFEDTFAEKHYFKALAGYNYEQQDYKSTYSERNGLLMPDADNINFALGDIMSITAGGSRWRYVGAFFRFNYAYDDRYLLEVNGRYDGSSKFPNNSQWGFFPSASAAWRVSQEKFWNVSPKAVSNLKLRASYGALGNSNVDPYTYLETFGLSTFGTGSGDAARYLFGQAKLRYTSLPGQIPDNIGWETSKTFDVGLDAGFLNGRLNLTADYYIRKTVDMYTVGPTLPDTFGATAPKGNYADMSTYGYEIALSYNDSFKLAGKPFNFGIKATLADYYSIIDRYNNASRKLSDYYEGQRLGEIWGFVCNGLFQSQAEIDAAFGGKGYKNDIMQTSEKYITYPGDMRFEDLNGNDAIDRGSSTVDDPGDRKIIGNSEPRYLYTISLNADWNGFFLSALFDGVGRQQWFPSDESLFWGMYNRPYNQVPTWHLQNYWTEERPNAYLPRYVGYYGPMNANTVNVNTRYLQDVSYIRLKNLQFGYELPKRWISKIGLSKVSVYFSGENLWSWSPLYRHTKDFDVTVASKKSDSDISNSKGDGHNYPVMRSFSFGISITY, encoded by the coding sequence ATGAAACGAATCAGACTACTCTTTCTGATGCTGCTTTGTGTAGCCGGGACGGCCCTGACGGCCCGGGCGCAGAAAGTGACGTTGAATTTCCGGAATGCCAAGCTCGAACAGGTGTTCGGGCGGATTACCGAGCAGACGGGCTACACGTTCTACTATGCGCGTCCGACGGTCAATCCCGACAAGGTCGTCAGCATCGCCGTCGCGGATGTCGACGTGCGTGCGGCGCTGAAACAGCTGCTGGCGGACGACAAGGTCGAAATTGAGATCCGCGACGGCAAGATTTACCTTTCCCCCCCCCGGCAGAGTGCCGCTGTGCCGCAATCCGTTAAGGGCGTCGTCCGGGATGCCGCGGGCCAGCCCGTTGTCGGGGCCGCGGTGATTGTCAAGGGAACCACCCGCGGCGTGAGTTCCGGGACCGACGGCTCGTTCTCGTTCGAGGGTCTGGCTGACGGCGCCGTGCTGCAAGTCTCGGCGCTGGGCTACGCCACTGCCGAAATCCCGGTCGGCAACCGTTCGTTCGTCGCCGTGGAGCTGAAGGAGGACGCCACGCTCGTCGACGAGGTGGTGGTCGTGGGCTACGGCACGCAGAAGAAGGCCAACCTGACGGGCGCCGTCGACCAGGTCTCCTCGGAACTTCTGGAGAACCGTCCCGTGGCCAACGTCACGCAGATGTTGCAGGGCGCCGTGCCCAACCTCAATATTTCGCTGGCCGACGGCAAGCCCAACCGCTCGGCGTCGTACAACATCCGCGGCAAGACGTCGATCGGCGCGGGCGGATCGGCTCTGGTGCTGATCGACGGCGTCGAGGGCGACCCCGCGATGCTCAACCCCAACGACATCGAGTCGGTCTCGGTGCTCAAGGACGCAGCTTCGGCCGCCATCTACGGTTCGCGCGCACCCTACGGCGTGGTGCTCATCACCACCAAGGACCCGGGCAAACTCACCGACAAGTTCACGATCAACTACACGGGCAACGTCTCCATCCAGCAGCCCACGGCCATTCCCGACGTCGTGGACGACGGTTACGTCTATTCGCGCCTCTTCTACGACGCATGGTACAACTACCGCTTCAACGAGCCGACGGGCTTCAACAACTCGCAGGACTTTTCGCGTGCGTGGCTCGACACCTTCCGCCAGCGCAAACTCGCGGGCAACAAGCTCGAAACGACGGTCGAACCCGACGGCAAGTATGTCTACTACGGCAATACGGACTACTACGACGCACTTTACAAGGATACGGTGATCGCCCAGACGCACAACATCTCGGTCAGCGGTTCGAACGGCAAGATCAGCCACTACCTTTCGGGGCGTCTGTACGACTACAACGGCCTGTTCAACTTCACGCCCGACACCTACCGCACGATGAACCTCCGTTCGAAGGTCTCCTCGCAGGTGTTCAAATGGCTGAAGATCAGCAATAACTTCGACTACACGCACGACCGCTACCGTCAGCCGATGGGTTATTCGAAGGAGGGCGGCGGCGTGCTGTGGCGTTCGCTCAACGACCAGGGGCACCCCTCGTCGCCGATCTTCAATCCCGACGGTACGCTCACCAAGTCGGGCGCCTACGCCATCGGCGGTCTGGTGACGGGCAACAACTGGCTCGACCGCACGACCAAGACGCTCAAGAACACCACCACGCTCAATGTCACGATGCTGGAGAACCGCCTGCGCCTGACGGGCGACTTCTCGTTCCGCACCAAGGACTACACCGAGACCAAAAAGACCACGGCCATCCCTTACAGCGCCTACGAGGGCGAAATCGTCTACCTCGGCACGCCCGAGACCGACGACGTGATGAAGGAGTCGCTGCAACTGACGACCTATATCGCCACCAACGCCTACGCCGAGTTCGAGGACACCTTCGCCGAGAAACACTATTTCAAGGCGCTGGCCGGTTACAACTACGAGCAGCAGGACTACAAGTCGACCTACTCCGAGCGCAACGGTCTTCTGATGCCCGACGCCGACAACATCAACTTCGCGCTGGGCGACATCATGTCGATCACCGCCGGCGGCAGCCGCTGGCGTTACGTGGGCGCTTTCTTCCGCTTCAATTACGCCTACGACGACCGCTACCTGCTCGAAGTCAACGGCCGCTACGACGGCTCGTCGAAATTTCCGAACAACTCCCAATGGGGCTTCTTCCCCTCGGCTTCGGCCGCCTGGCGCGTTTCGCAGGAGAAATTCTGGAATGTCAGCCCCAAGGCCGTTTCGAACCTCAAGCTGCGCGCCTCGTACGGTGCGCTGGGCAACAGCAACGTCGATCCCTACACCTACCTCGAAACCTTCGGCCTGTCGACCTTCGGAACCGGTTCGGGCGATGCGGCCCGCTACCTCTTCGGTCAGGCCAAGCTGCGCTACACGAGCCTCCCGGGCCAGATTCCCGACAACATCGGCTGGGAGACCTCCAAAACCTTCGACGTGGGACTGGACGCCGGTTTCCTGAACGGACGGCTGAACCTCACGGCCGACTACTACATCCGCAAGACGGTGGACATGTACACCGTCGGCCCGACGCTTCCCGACACCTTCGGAGCGACGGCCCCCAAGGGCAACTACGCCGACATGAGCACCTACGGCTATGAAATCGCGTTGAGCTACAACGATTCGTTCAAGCTGGCGGGCAAGCCTTTCAATTTCGGGATCAAGGCGACGCTGGCCGACTATTATTCCATAATCGACCGCTATAACAACGCCTCGCGCAAGCTCTCCGATTACTACGAGGGGCAGCGTCTGGGCGAGATCTGGGGTTTCGTCTGCAACGGGCTGTTCCAGTCGCAGGCCGAAATCGACGCGGCGTTCGGCGGCAAGGGCTACAAGAATGACATCATGCAGACCTCCGAGAAGTACATCACCTATCCGGGCGACATGCGCTTCGAGGACCTGAACGGTAACGACGCCATCGACCGCGGCAGCAGCACGGTCGACGATCCGGGCGACCGGAAGATCATCGGCAACTCCGAGCCGCGCTACCTCTACACCATTTCGCTCAATGCCGACTGGAACGGTTTCTTCCTCTCGGCGCTGTTCGACGGCGTGGGCAGACAGCAGTGGTTCCCCAGCGACGAGAGCCTTTTCTGGGGCATGTACAACCGTCCCTACAACCAGGTTCCGACGTGGCATCTGCAAAACTACTGGACCGAGGAGCGTCCGAACGCCTACCTGCCGCGCTACGTGGGCTACTACGGCCCGATGAACGCCAATACGGTCAACGTCAATACGCGCTACCTGCAGGACGTGTCGTACATCCGGCTGAAGAATCTTCAGTTCGGTTACGAGCTGCCCAAGCGGTGGATCTCGAAGATCGGTCTTTCGAAGGTCTCGGTCTACTTCTCGGGCGAGAACCTCTGGAGCTGGTCGCCGCTCTACCGCCACACGAAGGATTTCGACGTGACGGTGGCCAGCAAGAAATCCGACTCGGATATTTCCAACAGCAAGGGCGACGGACATAACTATCCCGTGATGCGCAGCTTCAGCTTCGGCATCTCGATCACCTATTAA
- a CDS encoding FecR family protein has product MNRPSEELLHKTLENRATAAEAASVAEWLATDSGQAWASRYIGRDFDRQESCGDYEREEVASERIFARIKTALTRGRRRRILFRVAAVVIPVALVLGVALRLDRQVGGIFSDAEYGEFVVDRGRRTQCLFQDGTVAHLNSESKIHYPVKFGLFERRIRLEGEAYFEVTHNPRRPFVVEFEGGEIQVLGTSFNVKAYRDDDIVAVTLDEGRVVLDDRRGGRFELSPSEQLLYDRRSGEGRIVRGADAMRYSIWKDDVISFRDTPLAEVLETLSRWYDVRFETDGQPDRPISYTFATDNTLLDNVLREMELISPVRFERTKTEIKVSFR; this is encoded by the coding sequence ATGAACAGACCTTCGGAAGAACTTTTGCATAAGACGCTCGAAAACCGCGCCACCGCCGCCGAGGCCGCTTCGGTCGCCGAGTGGCTCGCCACCGATTCGGGCCAGGCATGGGCCAGTCGCTACATCGGCCGCGACTTCGACCGGCAGGAGTCCTGCGGCGACTATGAGCGGGAGGAGGTCGCCTCGGAGCGCATCTTCGCGCGGATCAAAACCGCCCTCACGCGCGGCCGGCGGCGGCGCATTCTTTTTCGCGTCGCCGCCGTCGTGATTCCCGTCGCGCTGGTGCTGGGCGTCGCCCTGCGTCTCGACCGTCAGGTAGGGGGCATCTTTTCGGATGCGGAGTACGGCGAATTCGTCGTCGACCGGGGGCGGCGTACGCAGTGCCTGTTTCAGGACGGCACGGTCGCCCACCTCAATTCCGAGTCGAAAATCCACTATCCCGTGAAGTTCGGGCTTTTCGAGCGCCGCATCCGGCTCGAAGGCGAAGCCTACTTCGAGGTGACCCACAATCCCCGGCGGCCGTTCGTCGTGGAGTTCGAGGGCGGAGAGATCCAGGTGCTCGGCACGTCGTTCAACGTCAAGGCCTACCGCGACGACGACATCGTCGCCGTAACGCTCGACGAGGGGCGCGTGGTGCTCGACGACCGTCGCGGCGGTCGTTTCGAGCTGTCGCCCTCCGAACAGCTGCTCTACGACCGGCGCTCGGGCGAGGGGCGGATCGTCCGCGGCGCCGACGCCATGCGTTATTCGATCTGGAAGGACGACGTGATCTCGTTCCGCGACACGCCCCTTGCAGAGGTGCTCGAAACCCTTTCGCGGTGGTACGACGTGCGCTTCGAAACCGACGGACAGCCCGATCGCCCCATATCCTACACCTTTGCGACCGACAATACGCTGCTGGATAATGTTTTGCGTGAAATGGAACTGATCTCTCCGGTGCGTTTCGAACGCACCAAAACAGAAATAAAGGTAAGTTTCAGATAA
- a CDS encoding RagB/SusD family nutrient uptake outer membrane protein → MKRSTYIWSLLVGCVAFATSCDLTENVQVKADKSMIFGSKSGLELYSNSFYKALPTLKNGFMQDKMCDVGAVSNTDTFIKRGAYNTETATSWSWGALKNVNYFIDGCNDPKYCTVEAETRDNYLGIARWFRAWFYYDKLTTYGEVPWFPNDIQSYQNDVMYKDRDSRDVIIRNLIADLDFAYEHIQATSSTGSATLTRWAAAALKSRVCLFEAAYRRYHNLTGLEITPEELYREAAKAAKLVIDNSGCSLNTAAGKKGAYRDLFYSETPLTQEVILAVCANEKSGIFGEQNWWFNARSYGLCWSLVRSFVHTYLKQDGTPFTAAADYAVKSFAEEMEGRDLRLEQTVRGRNFLWDGKTAVADIKNLSLTGYQVIKYTLDESKYDGGAKNINSIPLIRYAEVLLNYAEAQAELGVITDSEWALTVGALRKRAGITGGTETLPTTVDSYLQRTFYPDVTSPVLLEIRRERAIELVAEGMRFDDLRRWKCGSLMETLPWSGIHIPGLEQPVDVNGDGVNDYYFTEGEVASAPAAYKNIAVRVNQDGVGLYAEANPVSGYDLVYKTGAGDRYWYPDGRQYLYPIPAKVIRDYRNAGYTISQNPEWDNE, encoded by the coding sequence ATGAAAAGATCAACCTATATATGGAGTCTGCTCGTGGGCTGCGTTGCGTTCGCCACGTCGTGCGACCTGACGGAGAACGTGCAGGTGAAAGCCGACAAGTCGATGATCTTCGGATCGAAATCGGGTCTCGAACTCTACTCCAATTCGTTTTACAAGGCCCTGCCGACGCTCAAGAACGGCTTCATGCAGGACAAGATGTGCGACGTGGGGGCCGTCAGCAACACCGACACCTTCATCAAGCGGGGGGCCTACAACACCGAGACGGCGACCAGCTGGAGCTGGGGCGCGCTCAAGAACGTGAACTACTTCATCGACGGCTGCAATGATCCGAAATACTGCACCGTCGAAGCCGAGACGCGCGACAACTACCTCGGCATCGCCCGTTGGTTCCGTGCGTGGTTCTACTACGACAAGCTGACCACCTACGGCGAAGTTCCCTGGTTCCCCAACGACATCCAGTCCTACCAGAACGACGTGATGTACAAGGACCGCGACAGCCGCGACGTGATCATCCGCAACCTGATCGCCGACCTCGATTTCGCCTACGAGCACATCCAGGCCACCTCGTCGACCGGCAGCGCGACGCTCACGCGCTGGGCCGCCGCCGCGCTCAAGTCGCGCGTCTGCCTCTTCGAAGCGGCTTACCGCCGTTACCACAACCTCACGGGGCTTGAGATAACCCCCGAGGAGCTGTATCGCGAGGCCGCCAAGGCCGCCAAGCTGGTGATCGACAACAGCGGTTGCTCGCTCAACACCGCCGCGGGCAAGAAGGGCGCCTATCGCGATCTGTTTTACAGCGAGACGCCGCTGACGCAGGAGGTGATCCTCGCCGTCTGCGCCAACGAGAAATCCGGCATCTTCGGCGAGCAGAACTGGTGGTTCAACGCCCGCTCGTACGGACTGTGCTGGAGCCTCGTCCGCTCGTTCGTCCACACCTACCTCAAGCAGGACGGCACGCCCTTCACCGCCGCCGCCGACTACGCCGTGAAATCCTTCGCCGAGGAGATGGAGGGGCGCGACCTGCGCCTGGAGCAGACCGTGCGCGGCCGCAACTTCCTGTGGGACGGCAAGACGGCGGTCGCCGACATCAAAAACCTTTCGCTCACGGGCTACCAGGTGATCAAGTATACGCTCGACGAATCGAAGTACGACGGCGGTGCGAAGAACATCAACAGCATTCCGCTGATCCGCTATGCCGAGGTGCTGCTCAACTACGCCGAGGCGCAGGCCGAACTGGGGGTGATCACCGATTCCGAATGGGCGCTCACGGTCGGTGCGCTGCGTAAGCGCGCGGGTATCACGGGCGGCACGGAGACGCTGCCCACGACCGTCGACAGCTACCTGCAACGCACCTTTTATCCGGACGTGACCAGCCCCGTGCTGCTCGAAATCCGCCGCGAGCGGGCCATAGAACTCGTCGCCGAAGGCATGCGCTTCGACGACCTGCGCCGCTGGAAGTGCGGATCGCTGATGGAGACCCTGCCGTGGAGCGGCATTCACATCCCCGGGTTGGAGCAGCCCGTCGATGTCAACGGCGACGGCGTGAACGACTACTACTTCACCGAGGGCGAGGTTGCGTCGGCTCCGGCGGCCTACAAGAACATCGCCGTCCGCGTCAATCAGGACGGCGTGGGGCTTTATGCCGAGGCGAATCCCGTGTCGGGTTACGATCTGGTCTACAAGACCGGTGCGGGCGACCGCTACTGGTATCCCGACGGGCGCCAGTACCTCTATCCGATTCCCGCCAAGGTGATCCGCGATTACAGGAACGCGGGCTATACGATCTCGCAGAACCCCGAGTGGGACAACGAATAA